In the Andrena cerasifolii isolate SP2316 chromosome 3, iyAndCera1_principal, whole genome shotgun sequence genome, AGAAACATACAATAATAAACTCACcagtaaatacttttttttaaaagtgtttatttcaaatcatctatactattatataaagagagagcctatttttatgttcgcgcaaaagtcaagacctattgaaccgatcttcctaaaattttgaCACTTTTTCCTGGATACTcgaggacggacataggctatgtagcatgtctaaaaaacgcgttattaagctttagagggccgggattttttcattgcaattgtaaattttattgacTTAAAATTTGTGCATATatgccaccaaaatggccgacaAAGTATCAAAATTTTTAGGTGGTCACTATACTGGCCAGCCtgaccctctaaaggttaacacGGAAcaaagaagcgcctggtatgtgttgcgctggagggaaaataaatctcccaagttttccgaaatattatgaagaaattaagctttcctttcaaaatacttaatttccttaaaagatattaattctaataaacatgaatccgtcatgctaatatctcgggcgaagccgagacgggggacgctagtagtgcatacttttaaataaatctttggCAGAATGAACATAAAACAAAATGCCTAACAGtgtataatattcttattactTGTACGAGAGCCTTCGTAACTTATAATACCTCAGTCTATGACAGCAGTTGTCgcataaagaatataaaagagaacaaaaattgaaaataaatgccAACGTATAGCTAACAGTCTTATATTAACGCACGGAGGAAAAAATCAGTAAATGCTTACATAGCAGACTCTGTCTTACACGCGGGGATGTTAGAAGGTAGGATGAAACGGGTATATACAGGAATGGAGTAGATGCGCGACAACTTGCGAGAGAGTGGGATCGGCCGCGACGCCATCTAGTGGCGGACTCGGAAGTGTCGCTACAGCGTTAAACTCAGAATTCAGGATAATTTGTGAATATACGTAGacagtaattttgttaaaaactcCTTTTTAACAACCATTCGACTAACTTGGAAAACAATGGAAGTTACTTAACAATTGAAAACTGACAATCATAAAAAATACGAACAAATTTGTTTCCCGCTTCTGGGTATAGAAGCCTCGTATCAGAACCGGGATTGGATCAGATACGACGACGAAAGTGAATATTTAGCGAACGGGCTTGCGTTTAACGACGGCGCGATGACACAGAAAGATAATTACTACCTCGTATAAAATGGACAGTTTGGAAATAATTCTCCACCATGATACGCTACCGACAACGCGCCTGGTTTCCGCAATATGTTTTGGTTTATACACGTGAAAGCTTAATAAATACGTCGCGGCAAATTGATAAAAAACCTCTGATTAAACGCAAAACGACTCGCGGTGGCGTCGTCGGCTCTCGCTCGATTTCAGATAAAACGACAACGCTTTCGGGAATTGTTAATAACAGAAATAGCACTCACCAGATTGTGCTTCCAGCCCGTCACGAAACACATCGTTCCATCATCGAGCTTCCAGTCCTCCTTTTCCGGTATTCCAATTGGTAGCAATTCCGCGCCGAACTGCGCGGGAACTTTCAACTAAATCCAGACGAAATACATTATATATAACAACTCACTCTTACCAAGCCGCACACCTTCTAGCCACCCCACAGAGGCCTGGCTCGAGCGTTTTCTGCGCTCTAGGCGAACTTGCCAAATCGCGCCCTCTGTTTATTTCAGCTTTTTGATTACCTACTGTGAATTTTGTATTCGCAGCTTAATCATTTATAGTACAGCTTGTAAtattccatttaaaattttattttaaaaactgctAATAATGAAAACACCATTTTGCGCCCCTCGTCGACTTTACGCTCCCAGACAGCTGCCTAATTCTGCCCACAGGGATGTTCCTCGTTTCGCGTTTCCCTGTTCAACGACGACGATCGTCAGAGGAATTATCGTCGCGCGGATCACTCGATACGTCTTAATATATCATCGCTCCGCGATCATTAAATTTCTTCCCCCGCGAAAAAACCTGTACACTCCCGACGTCCCccataaaacaaattattaatatttcaacgcCAGCTCCCATTAATACGTCCCTTCGGAAGACGTACGAGCATTCGGCGGAATTGCCGTCTATAACGATTGTGTCGTGGCCCGGTTCACTGTATCGAACcgtaaaaactgtaataaaatttccGGCCGTGTAACCCGCGGTGATAAACGTTCCGCCCGCGGAAAGGAGGGTGCGCGAGAATAAAGTGGCCCCGAAACAAACGCGCTTTTAGCCGCCGCGCACACCCCCCACCCCTCCCGGTTTAAAAGCGACGCTCCAGCGCGGGTACACGTACCTTTATTAGTGCGATGTCATTGAGCAGGACGTATTTATCAAAATCCTCGTGTACAACAACGTTGCACACTTCCAATTCATCTCCGCCCGAGGAGAGGGCGGAGGTGCGCGCACGCACAAGCACCGTGGACGGCCGGGCGCTGTAAGCAATTACGGTTTCGTTATTCTCCGCCTTGCTCCCGCTCGTGCAATTTGTACAGAGCCGCATAATTTACGGCGGCGATACTCGCCCGAAAACGCAGGACGCCGCGGTTATCACCCAGGACTCGTGCACCAGCGCGCCGCTGCACACGTGGCATCCGTCTTTCTCGATGGATACCTGGGTTACAAACGAACTCATCAAACTCGGGTCCCTCCGTTTCGTAATTGGATTTTGATCGGCGTAATTCGTTTCGACTTACGTGGTACGGGTACTCAGTTATGTTCGCGTGCTTGATGTTGCTGGACGCGAGGGCTATGGAAGATTGCGAATATTCAGGTGAATGtcacaatttctgctcgtgtccccatttctgatcatttcgtatttttcttattattatatgagttacgtttgtactacagtcGCAGGaagataattctaaattatttacacttttacgcgagtgttgcacgagcttggatcaatacgtacatcgctatttttcgtgagcagaaatttagagcattatatatttaattacaaattgctaatagttaaacatcttgaaatatatttcttaaatagtttttgaattggttgatttattattaaggaattaatcaattactctgcaaattttcatcacaaacaagaTTTTTATAACTTCTttgtgacgagttacctcttaaatgagcagaaattgggagatTCACCTTAGTTGCGCGAGAAAGTCGACTGTTTCGATGAGTAAGATTGTACAGAACTCACCTCCAGAGAGGAGGATGCAGGGCAGCAGCAGTATTTTCGTAGACATCTCGGCGTGAATTAGCAGAGAAGAATGACCGGTCTGTGAAATTGTTGGGACTGCAAGTGGGCTGGGAAGGGTGGATGCACGTGGGGCCAAGTTTTCCAGCCGATAAGCACCGTTATCGATCATTAGCCGCTGTCAAACGTGTCTTGCCGCGTGAACTTCAAAGGGTACCCGGAATACATTTTCGTGCGGCCCGATGCGGCGCGGGGAAAACTTTCTCGGGTACAAAAGTTTCGTCGCGGAGCGCGAGAGTGTGCGAGGTAgatcgtgattagcgatatccTATCGAGACCGAGATAATGGAAGAATCGTGTCAAGATTAGTCACGCACTCGATTTGGCACAATTTAGAATCGATCGATCGAGTGTACATTGGTGAAACGTATTTCTTGTACGTACTTTGTTCCCTCACGACTTCCCGTTAATTACGGTATACACTTGCTATTGATCCGCAGCTCGGGAGAGTGGTGCTTTCTTATCAATGCCATTGGACGAAGTGATAGTTCAATGGGCATTCGATGTGGGAGACACTTCGACAGTCGAAACTCTAGTTTAGTATACTCCCTTTGCTCCAGTGCTCGCAATTAGACTGAACTTCCGTAAGGAAtgactaaaatatattttacaacaGTTGAGAACAGAACAGGAAATCGAAAGGCAGGGAAGTTTCAATAGAACGGCGATCTGGATCGAGATGTCCAACCGGGTGAACTATTGGAGAAAGTTTTAGGTCTTCGGAACCAGAGTAAGGCGGAGGGAAGAGTGTTTGGGGATTAAACAAACTGTTTTAGCTGTCACTCTGTCTCCGTACATTGATCTTGTCCACTTTCCCCAaacgtaggggagagcggggacaaaagtaacgttGTTTACATTTGACCTAGCTtacaattaccttttatagatataaaaatgataattatgcCTTAAaatactatgtttcttggtctatcatttgagcccagattcagctttacgcgataagtagtcaaagagttatgacagttttccgcagtgactgtcattgttacttttgtcctgcagaggtaggacgaaagtaacatac is a window encoding:
- the LOC143366754 gene encoding trypsin-1 codes for the protein MIDNGAYRLENLAPRASTLPSPLAVPTISQTGHSSLLIHAEMSTKILLLPCILLSGALASSNIKHANITEYPYHVSIEKDGCHVCSGALVHESWVITAASCVFGARPSTVLVRARTSALSSGGDELEVCNVVVHEDFDKYVLLNDIALIKLKVPAQFGAELLPIGIPEKEDWKLDDGTMCFVTGWKHNLGGPGETQLSVTAVPMVDQNTCISTMPCYQPVFERMLCAGNMTQGVETCQGDPGAPLMEGQTLIGVLSYGLGCKTMIHPGVYTRVSSYLPWISANSGIRST